The Streptomyces sp. SS1-1 genome has a segment encoding these proteins:
- a CDS encoding TerD family protein: MGVTLAKGGNVSLSKAAPNLTQVMIGLGWDARSTTGAPFDLDASALMCSGGRVMGDEWFVFYNQLKSPDGSVEHTGDNLTGEGEGDDESILVDLSKVPAQCDKIVFPVSIHMADERGQAFGQVSNAFIRVVNQADGQELARYDLSEDASTETAMIFGEVYRYQGEWKFRAVGQGYASGLRGIAMDFGVNVS; encoded by the coding sequence ATGGGCGTCACGCTCGCCAAGGGAGGAAACGTCTCCCTGTCCAAGGCCGCACCGAATCTCACCCAGGTGATGATCGGGCTCGGCTGGGACGCGCGTTCCACCACCGGAGCCCCCTTCGACCTCGACGCCAGCGCCCTGATGTGCAGCGGCGGCCGGGTCATGGGCGACGAGTGGTTCGTCTTCTACAACCAGCTCAAGAGCCCCGACGGCTCGGTGGAGCACACCGGGGACAACCTCACGGGTGAGGGCGAGGGCGACGACGAGTCGATCCTGGTCGACCTGTCGAAGGTGCCCGCCCAGTGCGACAAGATCGTCTTCCCCGTCTCCATCCACATGGCCGACGAGCGCGGCCAGGCCTTCGGTCAGGTCAGCAACGCCTTCATCCGGGTCGTCAACCAGGCCGACGGCCAGGAGCTCGCCCGCTACGACCTCAGCGAGGACGCCTCCACCGAGACCGCGATGATCTTCGGCGAGGTCTACCGCTACCAGGGGGAGTGGAAGTTCCGCGCGGTCGGACAGGGGTACGCGTCGGGTCTGCGGGGCATCGCCATGGACTTCGGGGTGAACGTCTCATAA
- a CDS encoding DUF475 domain-containing protein, with amino-acid sequence MLLKTFGWSFVVTALGLVAAVLFGGWTALGIVAILSVLEISLSFDNAVVNAGILKKMNAFWQKIFLTVGILIAVFGMRLVFPVVIVAISAQLGPIEAVDLALSDKDRYQQLVTDAHPSIAAFGGMFLLMIFLDFIFEERDIKWLAWLERPLAKLGKVDMLSVCIALIVLLISSLTFAAHAHQHGGAHVDKAETVLLSGIAGLITYMIVGGLSGFFEDRLEEEEEREHEAEEEAERSGKPRSAVALAGKAAFFMFLYLEVLDASFSFDGVIGAFAITNDIVLMALGLGIGAMYVRSLTVYLVRQGTLDDYVYLEHGAHYAIGALAMILLVTIQYQINEIITGLIGVVLIGASFWSSVRRNRALAAAEGKAETPDRTEVSSGV; translated from the coding sequence GTGCTTCTGAAAACCTTCGGCTGGTCGTTCGTGGTCACCGCGCTCGGCCTGGTCGCAGCGGTCCTCTTCGGGGGGTGGACCGCTCTCGGCATCGTGGCGATCCTCTCGGTCCTGGAGATCTCGCTGTCCTTCGACAACGCGGTGGTCAACGCCGGGATCCTGAAGAAGATGAATGCCTTCTGGCAGAAGATCTTCCTCACCGTCGGCATCCTCATCGCCGTGTTCGGCATGCGCCTGGTCTTCCCCGTCGTGATCGTGGCGATCAGCGCCCAGCTCGGGCCGATCGAGGCCGTCGACCTCGCGCTCAGCGACAAGGACCGCTACCAGCAGCTCGTCACCGACGCCCATCCGTCGATCGCCGCGTTCGGTGGCATGTTCCTGCTGATGATCTTCCTCGACTTCATCTTCGAGGAGCGGGACATCAAGTGGCTGGCCTGGCTGGAGCGGCCGCTGGCCAAGCTCGGCAAGGTCGACATGCTGTCGGTCTGCATCGCGCTCATCGTCCTGCTGATCTCCTCGCTGACCTTCGCGGCCCACGCCCACCAGCACGGCGGCGCCCACGTCGACAAGGCCGAGACGGTCCTGCTCTCCGGCATCGCCGGCCTGATCACGTACATGATCGTCGGCGGTCTGTCCGGGTTCTTCGAGGACCGCCTCGAGGAAGAGGAGGAGCGCGAGCACGAGGCCGAGGAGGAGGCCGAGCGCAGCGGCAAGCCCCGCTCCGCGGTCGCCCTGGCCGGCAAGGCCGCGTTCTTCATGTTCCTGTACCTGGAGGTCCTGGACGCCTCCTTCTCCTTCGACGGTGTGATCGGCGCCTTCGCGATCACCAACGACATCGTCCTCATGGCCCTCGGCCTCGGTATCGGCGCGATGTACGTCCGGTCGCTGACGGTCTACCTGGTCCGCCAGGGCACCCTCGACGACTACGTCTACCTGGAGCACGGCGCGCACTACGCGATCGGCGCGCTCGCCATGATCCTGCTGGTCACCATCCAGTACCAGATCAACGAGATCATCACCGGCCTGATCGGCGTCGTGCTGATCGGCGCCTCCTTCTGGTCCTCGGTCCGCCGCAACCGCGCCCTCGCGGCCGCGGAGGGAAAAGCGGAGACCCCGGACAGGACTGAGGTGTCGTCCGGGGTGTGA
- a CDS encoding peroxiredoxin, whose translation MAIQVGDKAPDFALKDNHGRTVRLSDFRGAQNVVLLFYPFAFTGVCTGELCAVRDNLPRFTDRDTQILAVSNDSIHTLRVFGEQEGLEYPLLSDFWPHGEVSRAYGVFAEDKGCAVRGTFVIDKEGVVRWTVINALPDARDLNEYVEALDAL comes from the coding sequence ATGGCGATCCAGGTCGGCGACAAGGCCCCCGACTTCGCGCTCAAGGACAACCACGGCCGCACCGTGCGGCTCTCCGACTTCCGCGGCGCGCAGAACGTCGTCCTGCTCTTCTACCCCTTCGCCTTCACGGGCGTCTGCACCGGCGAGCTCTGCGCCGTACGGGACAACCTGCCGCGGTTCACCGACCGCGACACCCAGATCCTCGCCGTGTCCAACGACTCCATCCACACCCTGCGCGTCTTCGGCGAGCAGGAGGGCCTGGAGTACCCGCTGCTCAGCGACTTCTGGCCGCACGGCGAGGTCAGCCGCGCCTACGGCGTCTTCGCCGAGGACAAGGGCTGCGCCGTGCGCGGCACCTTCGTCATCGACAAGGAGGGCGTCGTCCGCTGGACCGTGATCAACGCCCTGCCGGACGCCCGCGACCTCAACGAGTACGTCGAGGCACTCGACGCGCTCTGA
- a CDS encoding TetR family transcriptional regulator: METLRERKKQRTREALLRTALELFTTRGYEDTTVDDIAGAVDVSQRTFFRYFAGKEEAALALQEMTETHFLRAVRDRPPHEAPMEALRQAVLDSWDSLSEVVESVAPVEVFLRMYQVIESTPVLLAAHLRRSLEIEEAIARVLAEREGVDVDADPRPRLAVAVFGGVMRLTERCWSTGGDTSLDAIRALAVQHLEQVGPALTGSWRTH, translated from the coding sequence ATGGAAACGTTGCGCGAACGCAAGAAGCAGCGCACCCGGGAAGCACTGCTGCGTACCGCGCTGGAGCTCTTCACGACACGGGGGTACGAGGACACCACCGTCGACGACATCGCCGGCGCGGTCGACGTGTCGCAGCGCACGTTCTTCCGGTACTTCGCGGGCAAGGAGGAGGCCGCCCTCGCACTGCAGGAGATGACGGAGACGCACTTCCTGCGGGCGGTGCGCGACCGGCCGCCGCACGAGGCGCCGATGGAGGCGCTGCGGCAGGCCGTCCTGGACAGCTGGGACTCGCTCAGCGAGGTGGTCGAGTCGGTGGCGCCGGTCGAGGTCTTCCTGCGCATGTACCAGGTGATCGAGTCGACGCCGGTCCTGCTCGCCGCCCATCTGCGGCGCTCGCTGGAGATCGAGGAGGCGATCGCGCGGGTGCTGGCCGAGCGCGAGGGCGTGGACGTCGACGCCGACCCGCGGCCGCGGCTGGCGGTGGCCGTGTTCGGCGGGGTGATGCGGCTCACGGAACGGTGCTGGTCCACGGGCGGCGACACAAGCCTGGACGCCATACGGGCGTTGGCGGTGCAGCACCTGGAACAGGTCGGTCCTGCGCTCACCGGGAGCTGGCGAACGCA
- a CDS encoding MFS transporter has protein sequence MRGHPWLTLITVAVGVMMVALDGTIVAIANPAIGEDLKASWSDLQWITNAYFLALAVSLITAGKLGDRFGHRQTFLIGVAGFAASSAAIGLSQGITMVIVFRVFQGLFGALLMPAALGLLRATFPAEKLNMAIGIWGMVIGASTAGGPILGGVLVEHVNWQSVFFVNVPVGVLAVALGVWILLDHRAENAPRSFDLLGIALLSAAVFCLVWAIIKAPEWGWGDTGVWAFIIASLASFGFFAYWETKVKEPLIPLGLFRSVPLSAGVVLMVLMAISFMGGLFFVTFYLQGVRGLGPVDAGLRLLPLTGMMIVGSPLAGAMITKVGPRIPLAGGMALTALAMYGMSTLDTHTGSGVMSLWFALLGLGLAPVMVGATEVIVGNAPLELSGVAGGLQQSAMQVGGSLGTAVLGAVMASKVDNDLPGNWTDAGLPPLAPEQLEGAATAVQKGGAPVPPGTPEAIATKITDVAHDTFISGMSAASLVAAGVAVVAVLVAFLTKRGENAGAGVGAAHI, from the coding sequence ATGCGCGGACACCCCTGGCTCACGCTCATCACCGTCGCAGTGGGGGTCATGATGGTGGCCCTCGACGGCACCATCGTGGCCATCGCGAACCCCGCCATCGGCGAGGACCTGAAAGCCAGCTGGTCCGATCTGCAGTGGATCACCAACGCGTACTTCCTCGCGCTGGCCGTCTCCCTGATCACCGCCGGCAAGCTCGGCGACCGCTTCGGGCACCGCCAGACCTTCCTCATCGGCGTGGCGGGCTTCGCCGCCTCCTCCGCCGCCATCGGGCTCTCCCAGGGCATCACGATGGTCATCGTCTTCCGTGTCTTCCAGGGCCTGTTCGGCGCCCTGCTGATGCCGGCCGCGCTCGGCCTGCTGCGCGCGACCTTCCCGGCCGAGAAGCTCAACATGGCCATCGGCATCTGGGGCATGGTCATCGGCGCCTCCACCGCCGGCGGCCCGATCCTCGGCGGTGTCCTCGTCGAGCACGTCAACTGGCAGTCGGTGTTCTTCGTCAACGTGCCGGTCGGCGTCCTCGCCGTCGCGCTCGGCGTGTGGATCCTGCTCGACCACCGCGCGGAGAACGCGCCGCGCTCCTTCGACCTGCTCGGCATCGCCCTGCTGTCCGCCGCCGTGTTCTGCCTCGTCTGGGCCATCATCAAGGCCCCCGAGTGGGGCTGGGGCGACACCGGCGTCTGGGCGTTCATCATCGCCTCGCTCGCCAGCTTCGGCTTCTTCGCCTACTGGGAGACGAAGGTCAAGGAGCCGCTGATCCCGCTGGGCCTCTTCCGCTCCGTCCCGCTGTCCGCGGGTGTGGTGCTGATGGTCCTGATGGCCATCTCCTTCATGGGCGGCCTGTTCTTCGTCACCTTCTACCTGCAGGGTGTGCGGGGCCTGGGCCCGGTCGACGCCGGTCTGCGCCTGCTGCCCCTGACCGGCATGATGATCGTCGGCTCCCCGCTCGCGGGCGCCATGATCACGAAGGTCGGCCCGCGCATCCCGCTGGCGGGGGGCATGGCCCTCACCGCGCTCGCCATGTACGGCATGTCGACGCTCGACACGCACACCGGCAGCGGCGTGATGTCGCTCTGGTTCGCCCTGCTGGGCCTGGGCCTCGCCCCCGTCATGGTCGGTGCCACCGAGGTCATCGTGGGCAACGCGCCGCTGGAGCTGTCCGGTGTCGCCGGCGGTCTGCAGCAGTCCGCGATGCAGGTCGGCGGAAGCCTCGGCACGGCGGTGCTGGGTGCCGTCATGGCCTCCAAGGTCGACAACGACCTCCCGGGCAACTGGACGGACGCGGGACTCCCGCCGCTCGCCCCGGAGCAGCTGGAAGGGGCGGCGACCGCCGTGCAGAAGGGCGGCGCCCCCGTGCCTCCGGGCACCCCCGAGGCGATCGCCACGAAGATCACGGACGTCGCCCACGACACCTTCATCTCCGGTATGAGCGCGGCCTCCCTGGTCGCCGCCGGTGTGGCCGTCGTCGCCGTCCTCGTCGCCTTCCTCACCAAGAGGGGCGAGAACGCGGGCGCCGGAGTGGGCGCCGCGCACATCTGA
- a CDS encoding calcium homeostasis/redox stress adaptation protein: MGVSLSKGGNVSLTKEAPGLTAVIVGLGWDVRTTTGTDFDLDASALLLNNTGKVANDQNFVFFNNLKSPDGSVEHTGDNTTGEGEGDDEQIKVNLASVPADIEKIVFPVSIYDAENRQQSFGQVRNAFIRVVNQAGGAEIARYDLSEDASTETAMVFGELYRHGAEWKFRAIGQGYASGLRGIAQDFGVNV, translated from the coding sequence GTGGGAGTCAGCCTCAGCAAGGGCGGCAACGTATCACTGACCAAGGAGGCCCCCGGCCTCACCGCGGTCATCGTCGGTCTGGGGTGGGACGTCCGCACCACGACCGGCACCGACTTCGACCTCGACGCCAGCGCTCTGCTGCTGAACAACACGGGCAAGGTCGCCAACGACCAGAACTTCGTGTTCTTCAACAACCTCAAGAGCCCCGACGGCTCCGTCGAGCACACCGGTGACAACACCACCGGTGAGGGCGAGGGCGACGACGAGCAGATCAAGGTGAACCTGGCGAGCGTCCCGGCCGACATCGAGAAGATCGTCTTCCCGGTCTCGATCTACGACGCGGAGAACCGCCAGCAGTCCTTCGGCCAGGTGCGCAACGCCTTCATCCGCGTCGTCAACCAGGCCGGCGGCGCCGAGATCGCCCGCTACGACCTCTCGGAGGACGCGTCCACCGAGACGGCGATGGTCTTCGGCGAGCTCTACCGCCACGGCGCGGAGTGGAAGTTCCGTGCCATCGGCCAGGGCTACGCCTCGGGTCTGCGCGGCATCGCGCAGGACTTCGGGGTCAACGTCTGA
- the aceE gene encoding pyruvate dehydrogenase (acetyl-transferring), homodimeric type, producing the protein MASGSDRNPIIIGGLPSQVPDFDPEETQEWLDSLDAAVDERGRERARYLMLRLIERARARRVAVPEMRSTDYVNTIATKDEPFFPGNEEIERKILNATRWNAAVMVSRAQRPGIGVGGHIATFASSASLYDVGFNHFFRGKDEGDGGDQVFFQGHASPGIYARAFLLDRLSEQNLDAFRQEKSKAPHGLSSYPHPRLMPDFWEFPTVSMGLGPIGAIYQARMNRYMEARGIADTSKSHVWAFLGDGEMDEPESLGQLSIAAREGLDNLTFVVNCNLQRLDGPVRGNGKVIQELESIFRGAGWNVIKLIWDRSWDPLLAQDRDGILVNKMNTTPDGQFQTYATETGAYIREHFFGDDQRLRAMVEGMTDDQILHLGRGGHDHRKIFAAFSAAKAHKGQPTVILAKTIKGWTLGPNFEGRNATHQMKKLTVDDLKRFRDRLHLPIADKELESGLPPYYHPGRDSEEIQYMHDRRKGLGGYVPTRVVRSKPLALPDDKTYATVKKGSGQQSIATTMAFVRLLKDLMRDKELGRRFVLIAPDEYRTFGMDSFFPSAKIYNPLGQQYEAVDRDLLLAYKESPQGQMLHDGISEAGCTASLIAAGSAYATHGEPLIPVYVFYSMFGFQRTGDQFWQMADQLARGFVLGATAGRTTLTGEGLQHADGHSQLLASTNPGCVAYDPAYGFEIAHIVQDGLRRMYGGDAEHPHGEDVFYYLTVYNEPIQHPAEPENVDVEGILKGVYRLSEGGSGSVPAQIMASGVAVPWALEAQKILAEEWNVKADVWSATSWNELRREAVACEEHNLLHPEEEQRVPYVTRKLSGAEGPFVAVSDWMRSVPDQIARWVPGTYQSLGADGFGFADTRGAARRFFHIDAHSIVLAVLTELAREGKVDRSALKQAIDRYQLLDVTAADPGAAGGDA; encoded by the coding sequence GTGGCTTCCGGTTCAGATCGCAACCCGATCATCATTGGCGGCCTTCCGAGTCAGGTTCCTGACTTCGATCCCGAGGAAACCCAGGAGTGGCTCGACTCCCTCGACGCCGCCGTGGACGAGCGCGGCCGGGAGCGGGCCCGCTATCTGATGCTGCGCCTGATCGAACGGGCCCGCGCGAGGCGCGTCGCGGTCCCCGAGATGCGCAGCACGGACTACGTCAACACCATCGCCACCAAGGACGAGCCTTTCTTCCCGGGCAACGAGGAGATCGAGCGCAAGATCCTGAACGCCACCCGGTGGAACGCCGCGGTCATGGTGTCCCGGGCCCAGCGCCCCGGCATCGGCGTCGGCGGCCACATCGCCACGTTCGCCTCCTCCGCGTCGCTCTACGACGTGGGCTTCAACCACTTCTTCCGCGGCAAGGACGAGGGCGACGGCGGCGACCAGGTCTTCTTCCAGGGCCACGCCTCGCCGGGCATCTACGCGCGCGCCTTCCTGCTGGACCGCCTCAGCGAGCAGAACCTGGACGCCTTCCGCCAGGAGAAGTCCAAGGCGCCGCACGGCCTGTCCTCGTACCCGCACCCCCGGCTGATGCCGGACTTCTGGGAGTTCCCGACCGTCTCCATGGGCCTCGGCCCGATCGGCGCGATCTACCAGGCGCGGATGAACCGCTACATGGAGGCCCGCGGCATCGCGGACACCTCCAAGTCGCACGTGTGGGCGTTCCTCGGCGACGGCGAGATGGACGAGCCGGAGTCGCTGGGCCAGCTGTCCATCGCCGCCCGCGAGGGCCTGGACAACCTGACGTTCGTGGTGAACTGCAACCTGCAGCGCCTCGACGGCCCCGTCCGGGGCAACGGCAAGGTCATCCAGGAGCTGGAGTCGATCTTCCGCGGCGCCGGCTGGAACGTGATCAAGCTGATCTGGGACCGCTCCTGGGACCCGCTGCTCGCGCAGGACCGCGACGGCATCCTGGTCAACAAGATGAACACCACGCCGGACGGCCAGTTCCAGACGTACGCCACCGAGACCGGCGCGTACATCCGCGAGCACTTCTTCGGCGACGACCAGCGGCTGCGCGCCATGGTCGAGGGCATGACCGACGACCAGATCCTGCACCTGGGCCGCGGTGGTCACGACCACCGCAAGATCTTCGCGGCGTTCTCGGCGGCCAAGGCGCACAAGGGCCAGCCGACGGTGATCCTCGCCAAGACGATCAAGGGCTGGACCCTCGGCCCCAACTTCGAGGGCCGCAACGCCACGCACCAGATGAAGAAGCTGACGGTCGACGACCTCAAGCGCTTCCGGGACCGGCTGCATCTGCCGATCGCCGACAAGGAGCTGGAGAGCGGTCTCCCGCCGTACTACCACCCGGGGCGCGACTCCGAGGAGATCCAGTACATGCACGACCGCCGCAAGGGGCTCGGCGGTTATGTGCCCACCCGGGTCGTGCGGTCGAAGCCGCTGGCGCTGCCGGACGACAAGACGTACGCGACCGTGAAGAAGGGCTCGGGTCAGCAGTCGATCGCCACGACCATGGCGTTCGTGCGGCTCCTGAAGGACCTCATGCGGGACAAGGAGCTCGGCAGGCGTTTCGTGCTGATCGCGCCGGACGAGTACCGCACGTTCGGCATGGACTCGTTCTTCCCGAGCGCGAAGATCTACAACCCGCTCGGGCAGCAGTACGAGGCGGTCGACCGGGATCTGCTGCTCGCCTACAAGGAGTCCCCGCAGGGCCAGATGCTGCACGACGGCATCTCGGAGGCGGGCTGCACCGCCTCGCTGATCGCGGCGGGCTCGGCGTACGCCACGCACGGCGAGCCGCTGATCCCGGTGTACGTCTTCTACTCGATGTTCGGTTTCCAGCGCACCGGTGACCAGTTCTGGCAGATGGCGGACCAGCTCGCGCGCGGTTTCGTCCTGGGTGCCACAGCCGGGCGCACGACCCTGACCGGTGAGGGACTGCAGCACGCCGACGGGCACTCGCAGCTGCTGGCCTCGACCAACCCGGGCTGTGTCGCCTACGACCCGGCGTACGGCTTCGAGATCGCGCACATCGTCCAGGACGGTCTGCGCCGGATGTACGGCGGCGATGCCGAGCACCCGCACGGCGAGGACGTCTTCTACTACCTCACCGTCTACAACGAGCCCATCCAGCACCCGGCCGAGCCCGAGAACGTCGACGTCGAGGGCATCCTCAAGGGCGTCTACCGGCTGAGCGAGGGCGGCTCGGGCTCGGTGCCGGCGCAGATCATGGCGTCCGGTGTGGCCGTGCCGTGGGCCCTGGAGGCGCAGAAGATCCTCGCCGAGGAGTGGAACGTCAAGGCGGACGTCTGGTCGGCCACCTCCTGGAACGAGCTGCGGCGCGAGGCGGTGGCCTGCGAGGAGCACAACCTGCTGCATCCGGAGGAGGAGCAGCGCGTGCCGTACGTGACGCGCAAGCTGAGCGGTGCCGAGGGGCCGTTCGTGGCCGTCTCCGACTGGATGCGGTCGGTGCCGGACCAGATCGCCCGCTGGGTGCCGGGCACGTACCAGTCGCTGGGTGCCGACGGGTTCGGCTTCGCGGACACGCGGGGCGCGGCGCGGCGGTTCTTCCACATCGACGCGCACTCGATCGTGCTGGCCGTGCTCACCGAGCTGGCCAGGGAGGGCAAGGTGGACCGTTCGGCCCTGAAGCAGGCCATCGACCGGTACCAGCTGCTCGATGTCACGGCGGCGGACCCGGGGGCGGCCGGGGGCGACGCGTAG
- a CDS encoding small hydrophobic protein, giving the protein MAGFGHGTRRHPRSRGRTWSRTGPDRATLGIVGAICAVAGFFVLGIILGPVAIVCGWLAMGRSWSGARPVPALVALVLGAIDTLLALIWLAGAAGPGIGLA; this is encoded by the coding sequence ATGGCGGGCTTCGGACATGGCACGCGCAGGCACCCCCGCTCACGTGGCCGGACGTGGTCACGGACCGGGCCGGATCGCGCGACGCTGGGAATCGTCGGAGCCATCTGCGCGGTCGCCGGATTCTTCGTACTGGGCATCATCCTCGGCCCGGTGGCGATCGTCTGCGGCTGGCTGGCCATGGGCCGCTCATGGTCGGGAGCCCGCCCGGTCCCCGCCCTGGTGGCGCTGGTCCTGGGCGCGATCGACACCCTGCTGGCGCTCATCTGGCTGGCGGGTGCGGCCGGCCCGGGCATCGGCCTCGCCTGA
- a CDS encoding DUF3052 domain-containing protein, with the protein MSATADHAEERTSPAVRLGFQPEQVVQEIGFDDDVDQELREAIEEVIGSELVDEEYDDVADAVVLWFRDEDGDLTDALVDATTYIEEGGSILLLTPKTGRDGYVEPSDISEAATTAGLSASKSVSVGKDWSGSRLVTPKAAKSKK; encoded by the coding sequence GTGAGCGCGACCGCGGACCACGCGGAGGAGCGGACGAGCCCTGCCGTCAGGCTGGGGTTCCAGCCCGAGCAGGTGGTCCAGGAGATCGGCTTCGACGACGACGTCGACCAGGAGCTCCGCGAGGCCATTGAGGAAGTCATCGGCAGCGAGCTGGTGGACGAGGAGTACGACGACGTCGCCGACGCCGTGGTGCTGTGGTTCCGCGACGAGGACGGCGACCTGACGGATGCGCTGGTGGACGCCACCACGTACATCGAGGAGGGCGGCTCCATCCTCCTCCTGACGCCGAAGACGGGCCGAGACGGCTACGTGGAGCCCAGCGACATCTCTGAAGCCGCGACCACGGCGGGGCTGTCGGCGTCCAAGAGCGTCAGCGTCGGCAAGGACTGGAGCGGCAGCCGGCTGGTGACGCCCAAGGCCGCGAAGTCCAAGAAGTAA